In Helianthus annuus cultivar XRQ/B chromosome 9, HanXRQr2.0-SUNRISE, whole genome shotgun sequence, the following are encoded in one genomic region:
- the LOC110876731 gene encoding uncharacterized protein LOC110876731, whose product MESRNSMRGIKELITGLGEIRYSLWMTIGGSGFTKDEVKLMLFQFTLKDKARQWFATLPPGSIYTWQEMQHVFLEEYYMMNRTSEARDAIRAFQQHSWEALHEAFTRDLIAISNGTFLTNTEAADWAYLERQSATSKRHAQSSRRARLASARAIDYEAAERVEKLKNQNLLLERQVAQMKLGKGAGVRAANAFAVCTDCGELGHQVGECHARMGPNEELNQVFGERKKYSCKEASNIRVVKLITHKEITKIRASIIRDIQKDNEVRDKTSDAMQKQLGQLAEDLAQLRRDPGKLPSTTTVNPAHQSSSSKNGRNVHINAVSILPTFETGSVEVTPPPQLVEEVVEDVGSESDSQHDRDPLRDERFPKKLDLTANVNAVLLGTLPPKLQDPGAPIISIQVGEFKIDRALLDLGACVSILPGSLYNQYDVGPLQKVNTTVVLADQTPMCPRGIVRDVIVKVEECYYPVDFLVLDCTTSSKNTQPPVILGRPFLATAHAIINCVDGTVNMKFGDCELRLNVFSGVTNPSISGEHSKVESGEENVSPAKEIQTKHECFMVDRFEVAGSKAVRKKENVAHEEFKTEKGKPRGRKKKKKLPECDNAKQRLNLFGPMWNTVDDLLEHWRGKICEYDEVTEFREEADYVILIVAANILHLWKKWIAILHIEG is encoded by the exons ATGGAGTCCCGCAATTCAATGCGGGGAATCAAAGAGCTAATAACCGGTTTGGGGGAGATCAGATACAGTTTGTGGATG ACGATTGGGGGTTCGGGGTTTACAAAGGATGAAGTGAAGCTGATGTTGTTTCAGTTTACTCTAAAAGACAAAGCACGCCAGTGGTTTGCGACATTACCTCCAGGTAGCATTTACACTTGGCAAGAGATGCAACATGTGTTTTTAGAGGAGTATTACATGATGAATAGAACCAGTGAAGCTCGGGATGCAATCAGAGCATTCCAGCAACATTCATGGGAAGCGCTCCATGAGGCGTTCACAAG AGATCTTATCGCCATCAgtaatggtacgtttctcacaAACACCGAAGCTGCAGATTGGGCATACTTGGAAAGACAGAGTGCCACTTCTAAAAGACATGCACAATCTAGCAGAAGGGCAAGATTAGCATCAGCAAGAGCAATTGATTATGAAGCTGCAGAACGGGTTGAGAAACTGAAAAACCAGAATCTACTATTAGAGCGACAAGTGGCTCAAATGAAGTTGGGAAAGGGAGCCGGAGTTAGGGCAGCTAATGCGTTCGCGGTGTGTACAGATTGTGGTGAGTTAGGACACCAGGTTGGAGAGTGTCACGCAAGGATGGGTCCGAATGAAGAATTGAACCAAGTATTCGGTGAACGAAAGAA gtacTCATGCAAGGAGGCCAGCAATATCAGAGTCGTCAAGCTAATTACTCACAAGGAAATTACCAAAATCAGGGCCAGTATAATCAGG GACATCCAGAAGGATAACGAAGTTCGAGACAAAACTTCTGATGCAATGCAGAAGCAGTTGGGGCAGTTAGCAGAGGATCTAGCCCAGCTGAGAAGAGATCCAGGTAAGTTGCCAAGCACTACCACAGTTAACCCAGCACATCAGTCATCTAGCTCGAAAAATGGAAGAAATGTGCACATCAACGCGGTAAGTATTCTTCCAACTTTTGAAACTGGTAGTGTTGAAGTAACTCCACCACCACAATtagttgaggaggtggtggaggATGTTGGTAGTGAATCGGACTCTCAACATGATCGGGACCCACTAAGGGATGAAAG GTTTCCTAAAAAACTTGATTTGACTGCAAATGTGAATGCTGTTTTGTTGGGCACCCTTCCCCCAAAACTCCAAGATCCAGGAGCACCCATTATTTCCATACAAGTGGGTGAATTTAAAATAGACAGGGCACTGTTGGATCTTGGAGCGTGTGTTAGTATTCTACCAGGGAGTCTTTATAACCAATATGATGTTGGTCCGCTACAAAAAgtcaacaccaccgtggtgttagctgATCAGACTCCCATGTGTCCGAGGGGGATTGTAAGAGACGTAATTGTGAAGGTAGAAGAGTGTTACTACCCAGTTGACTTCTTAGTGCTTGATTGTACTACAAGTTCAAAGAACACACAACCTCCTGTCATTCTGGGTAGGCCGTTCTTAGCGACTGCTCATGCAATTATCAACTGTGTTGATGGAACGGTTAATATGAAGTTTGGTGACTGTGAATTGCGGTTAAATGTCTTTTCAGGTGTGACTAATCCTTCCATTTCAGGTGAACACTCAAAAGTTGAAAGTGGTGAAGAGAATGTCTCTCCTGCAAAGGAGATTCAAACAAAACATgagtgttttatggttgacaggTTTGAAGTGGCAGGAAGCAAAGCGGTGAGGAAAAAGGAAAATGTGGCACATGAGGAGTTCAAGACAGAAAAAGGGAAGCCACGAGGgaggaagaagaaaaagaaactgCCTGAATGTGATAATGCAAAACAGAGGTTAAATTTATTCGGTCCAATGTGGAATACAGTGGACGACTTACTAGAACATTGGCGGG GTAAAATCTGCGAATATGATGAAGTTACGGAGTTTAGAGAGGAAGCGGATTATGTGATATTGATCGTGGCGGCTAACATATTGCATCTTTGGAAAAAGTGGATAGCCATATTACACATTGAAGGATAA